A window of Halomonas sp. GFAJ-1 contains these coding sequences:
- a CDS encoding beta-ketoadipyl CoA thiolase (catalyzes the thiolytic cleavage of beta-ketoadipyl-CoA to succinate and acetyl-CoA): MQHAYIYDGLRTPFGRHGGSLAAIRPDELLGLTLKALVARNPFALESYEEVLAGCTNQAGEDSRNVARHGGLLAGLPIEVAAQTVNRLCGSGLAAMMDAARAARLGEGELFLAGGVESMSRAPYVLGKADSPFARNQPMYDTVIGSRFPNPHIAKAFGSHSMPETADNIAHDLSISRDASDAFAARSQARYAKALSDGFYDGEMMGVEVPQGRKLPPLLVDKDEHPRPQSTEDKLAKLGALFEGGVVTAGNASGLNDGAAALIVGTQAAGERVGITPRARIVASAVAGVAPRVMGLGPVPASQKALARAGLTLEQMDVIEINEAFAVQVLGCVQQLGLSADDSRLNANGGAIAIGHPLGASGARLALTALRQLEATNGRYALVTMCIGVGQGIATVIERLER, from the coding sequence ATGCAACACGCCTATATTTACGACGGTTTACGTACCCCTTTTGGTCGCCATGGCGGTAGCTTGGCGGCGATTCGGCCAGATGAGTTACTCGGCCTCACTCTCAAAGCACTGGTGGCCCGTAATCCTTTCGCCCTAGAGAGCTATGAAGAAGTGCTGGCAGGCTGTACCAACCAGGCAGGCGAAGATTCACGAAACGTAGCGCGCCATGGGGGGCTGTTAGCCGGCTTGCCTATCGAAGTGGCCGCCCAAACGGTGAACCGCCTTTGCGGTAGCGGCCTTGCGGCAATGATGGATGCAGCCCGGGCGGCACGGCTAGGCGAAGGCGAGCTGTTTTTAGCGGGCGGTGTAGAGTCCATGTCTCGCGCGCCTTACGTGCTGGGCAAGGCGGACTCCCCCTTTGCTCGCAATCAGCCAATGTATGACACAGTGATCGGCTCGCGCTTCCCTAACCCTCATATTGCCAAAGCGTTTGGCAGCCACAGCATGCCGGAAACCGCCGATAACATCGCTCATGACTTGAGTATCAGTCGCGATGCTAGCGATGCCTTTGCCGCCCGCTCCCAGGCGCGCTATGCAAAAGCGCTCTCAGACGGCTTCTATGACGGCGAAATGATGGGCGTTGAGGTACCCCAAGGGCGCAAGCTGCCGCCACTATTGGTTGATAAAGACGAGCATCCGCGCCCCCAGAGCACCGAAGATAAGCTTGCCAAGCTAGGCGCGCTATTTGAAGGCGGCGTAGTCACCGCCGGGAATGCCTCAGGCCTGAATGATGGCGCTGCCGCTTTGATTGTCGGTACGCAGGCCGCCGGAGAGCGCGTCGGTATAACACCCCGTGCACGAATTGTTGCCAGCGCCGTTGCCGGTGTAGCCCCTCGGGTGATGGGTTTAGGGCCAGTGCCTGCGTCACAAAAAGCGCTTGCTCGTGCAGGGCTCACCCTTGAGCAGATGGACGTTATCGAAATTAACGAAGCGTTTGCCGTGCAAGTGCTTGGCTGCGTTCAACAGTTGGGGCTTTCTGCCGATGACTCACGCTTGAACGCAAACGGCGGCGCTATTGCTATCGGCCATCCGCTGGGAGCTTCTGGGGCGCGCTTAGCACTTACCGCGCTGCGCCAGCTTGAAGCCACTAATGGCCGCTATGCGCTGGTTACCATGTGTATTGGTGTGGGCCAGGGTATCGCAACGGTTATTGAGCGGCTGGAGCGCTGA
- a CDS encoding ABC transporter permease, translating into METRAHHILIGLFTLLTGVGALLFALWMSHAAGERDYQPYQILFERSVSGLSVGSRVQYNGIEVGNVTGLELNPRDPRQVIAAIRVYEDTPVKLDTRAKLAFANITGSMSVQLHGGSPESPRLTDQTSDDAPFIQADASPIATLFDEGEEMIENINSILRNVNELFDDGNREQAGNILTNIAQITDMIASQQAALEENMALFGDVSRQATTTLGSIDALSQEATQLLRQDGKLVMESAAVASRDVASAAQRIEQLVNDNAGDVESTLQGTRDIAPALSALRSMLNSLDRITRQLEESPRDFFLGRDQVEEFRP; encoded by the coding sequence ATGGAGACGCGTGCCCATCACATACTGATTGGACTCTTCACGCTACTAACAGGGGTTGGTGCGCTGCTGTTTGCACTATGGATGAGCCATGCAGCAGGCGAACGAGACTACCAACCTTATCAAATTTTATTTGAGCGCAGCGTCAGTGGCCTTTCCGTTGGCAGCAGAGTGCAATATAACGGTATCGAAGTAGGGAATGTGACCGGCTTAGAATTAAACCCAAGAGACCCGCGCCAAGTCATTGCAGCGATTCGCGTGTACGAGGATACCCCCGTCAAACTGGATACCCGCGCGAAGCTGGCATTTGCTAATATCACGGGCAGTATGTCAGTTCAGCTACACGGTGGCAGTCCGGAAAGCCCACGCCTGACCGACCAAACCAGTGATGACGCGCCATTCATTCAGGCGGATGCTTCGCCTATCGCTACGCTCTTTGACGAGGGCGAAGAGATGATTGAGAACATCAATTCCATTCTTCGAAACGTCAACGAGCTGTTCGACGATGGTAACCGGGAACAAGCAGGCAATATCCTCACTAACATTGCCCAAATCACTGACATGATAGCTTCCCAACAGGCAGCGCTTGAAGAAAATATGGCGCTGTTTGGTGACGTGTCACGCCAAGCCACCACTACCCTTGGCAGCATTGACGCGCTTAGTCAGGAAGCTACACAGCTACTGAGACAGGATGGAAAGCTAGTAATGGAGAGCGCGGCTGTCGCCAGCCGTGATGTCGCTAGTGCCGCTCAGCGTATTGAGCAGTTGGTAAATGACAATGCGGGTGACGTTGAGAGCACGCTACAGGGTACGCGGGATATCGCCCCCGCCCTTTCTGCGCTGCGCTCTATGCTTAATTCGTTAGACCGCATTACCCGTCAACTTGAAGAGAGCCCCAGAGATTTTTTCCTGGGTCGTGATCAGGTAGAGGAGTTCCGCCCATGA
- a CDS encoding 3-hydroxyacyl-CoA dehydrogenase (converts 3-hydroxyadipyl-CoA to beta-ketoadipyl-CoA in phenylacetate degradation) yields MSSESTTCSFTTLGIVGTGAMGRGIAQLAAQAGLNVMLFDVKEGAVKEAKHFINGLWQRSAEKQRITPEQAQHYSERLLEANALNALAPCDIVVEAIVEKLEAKQGLFSDLEAIVSQQAVLATNTSSLSVTAIAAACQHPERVIGFHFFNPVPLMKIAEVIPGLRTSADVTQQVNALGKAMGHFTAQATDTPGFLVNHAGRAFGTEALRILGESVTDPATIDRIMVDQGGFKMGPFTLLDLTGLDVSHAVMESVYHQYYEEARFRPSPLTRQRLAAGLLGRKTGEGFYRYVDGKQQMPEAPDIKSVSPCPVWISQDDPESADALAALVTAAGWPLETGATPSGQALCLLTPFGEDATSCALRQGLDAKQCVAADMLAGLDKRRSLMATPVTGTAYLQSACSLFNHDGTPVSTLQDSNGFVLQRIIACIVNVGADIAQQGVAEPTTIDRAVELGLGYPFGPLRMGDHYGATRIMTILTNLLDATGDPRYRPSPWLRRRAALQLSLTTV; encoded by the coding sequence ATGTCCAGCGAATCAACGACGTGCTCTTTTACCACGCTTGGCATTGTCGGTACCGGCGCTATGGGGCGTGGCATCGCTCAGCTGGCGGCTCAGGCAGGTCTAAACGTTATGCTTTTCGATGTAAAAGAAGGGGCTGTGAAAGAGGCTAAGCACTTTATTAATGGCTTATGGCAGCGAAGCGCTGAGAAGCAGCGAATTACCCCAGAACAGGCCCAGCACTATAGCGAGCGGCTACTCGAAGCAAACGCGCTCAACGCCCTCGCCCCTTGCGATATCGTGGTGGAAGCCATTGTTGAAAAGCTGGAGGCCAAGCAGGGGTTATTTAGCGATTTAGAAGCGATTGTCAGCCAACAGGCGGTATTGGCGACCAATACTTCTTCGCTCTCAGTCACGGCCATTGCCGCCGCCTGCCAGCATCCCGAACGCGTCATTGGTTTTCACTTCTTTAACCCCGTCCCGCTAATGAAAATTGCCGAGGTCATCCCCGGTCTTCGCACATCAGCCGACGTAACTCAGCAGGTCAACGCGCTCGGTAAAGCCATGGGCCATTTCACAGCCCAGGCCACCGATACCCCTGGGTTTCTGGTCAATCATGCCGGTCGCGCCTTCGGTACCGAGGCCCTGCGCATTTTAGGCGAAAGCGTAACAGACCCGGCCACCATTGACCGCATTATGGTCGACCAGGGCGGTTTCAAAATGGGCCCCTTTACGCTACTCGATCTTACCGGGCTGGATGTCTCTCACGCGGTGATGGAGTCGGTTTACCACCAATATTATGAGGAGGCACGCTTTCGCCCCTCACCCTTAACTCGGCAACGTTTGGCCGCGGGCTTGCTGGGCCGCAAAACCGGTGAAGGCTTTTATCGTTATGTGGATGGCAAGCAGCAAATGCCGGAAGCACCCGATATTAAGTCTGTATCCCCTTGCCCGGTATGGATCAGTCAGGACGACCCCGAAAGCGCTGACGCACTCGCAGCGTTAGTAACCGCTGCCGGCTGGCCGTTAGAAACAGGAGCAACTCCCTCTGGCCAAGCACTGTGCCTGCTTACCCCGTTTGGAGAAGATGCCACCAGCTGTGCGCTACGCCAGGGGCTAGATGCTAAACAGTGCGTCGCCGCGGATATGCTCGCCGGACTAGATAAACGCCGAAGCCTAATGGCCACGCCGGTGACCGGCACCGCCTACCTTCAGTCAGCGTGCAGCCTGTTCAATCACGATGGCACACCGGTAAGCACCTTGCAGGATAGTAATGGCTTTGTTCTGCAGCGCATTATTGCCTGCATCGTCAACGTAGGGGCGGACATTGCTCAACAAGGCGTCGCCGAACCTACCACTATCGACCGGGCAGTTGAGCTTGGCTTGGGCTACCCCTTCGGTCCATTGCGCATGGGCGACCATTACGGCGCCACGCGCATCATGACGATACTGACCAACCTGCTTGATGCCACCGGTGACCCTCGGTATCGCCCTAGCCCGTGGTTACGCCGTCGCGCCGCACTGCAACTATCGTTAACCACTGTGTAA
- a CDS encoding ABC transporter ATP-binding protein: MASDKPTQQANQPVIKVRGLVNRFGDHVVHEDLDFTLERGEILGVVGGSGTGKSVLLRSIVGLKRPNDGIIEVLGTRLNDLNEEQRSQVERRFGVLFQRGALFSSLNLQENIALPLIEHAKLSREEAEYLARIKLSLVGLSPNTALQFPESLSGGMIKRAALARALALDPDILFLDEPTAGLDPIGAAAFDELLVTLRDALGFSVFLVTHDLDTLYAACDRVAVISQKKVLVADTLARVASYDDEWIQDYFQGPRGRAAQHAHQQ, translated from the coding sequence ATGGCGTCAGATAAACCTACACAACAAGCCAATCAGCCGGTGATTAAAGTCCGAGGGTTGGTGAATCGCTTTGGCGACCATGTTGTTCATGAAGACCTGGACTTCACCCTTGAGCGCGGTGAAATCCTGGGGGTAGTGGGCGGCTCGGGAACAGGAAAGTCAGTTCTACTACGGAGTATTGTTGGCTTAAAGCGACCTAATGACGGCATTATTGAAGTGTTAGGTACGCGCTTAAATGACCTCAACGAAGAGCAGCGTAGTCAAGTAGAGCGGCGCTTTGGCGTGTTGTTTCAGCGCGGCGCCCTGTTTAGCTCGCTAAACTTGCAGGAGAACATTGCGTTACCGCTCATTGAGCACGCAAAGCTTTCAAGAGAAGAAGCAGAGTATTTGGCACGAATCAAGCTGTCGCTGGTGGGGCTTTCACCTAATACCGCACTGCAATTTCCTGAGTCGCTTTCGGGCGGGATGATAAAACGCGCAGCGCTGGCCCGTGCCCTTGCGCTAGACCCAGACATTCTCTTTCTCGATGAGCCAACGGCGGGCCTTGACCCTATTGGTGCGGCAGCTTTTGATGAACTGCTGGTTACCCTGCGCGATGCGCTGGGCTTCAGCGTTTTTCTGGTGACCCATGACCTGGATACGTTATACGCGGCCTGTGACCGGGTAGCGGTTATTTCGCAAAAAAAGGTGCTTGTAGCTGACACGCTTGCGCGCGTCGCATCGTACGACGATGAGTGGATACAAGATTATTTCCAAGGCCCCAGGGGCAGAGCGGCACAACACGCTCATCAACAATAG
- a CDS encoding phenylacetic acid degradation-related protein, with translation MSHSSQQALMGYHELLGMHVVEWEEGRVVVELTIEPKHLNRSGNVHGGVLASMLDSALSLAGLHCRVPGNIRRGMTLSLTTTFVGPAQQGLLRATGTLRGGGQKTYMTSGEIVDGNGNLVAVGEGSFRRRSGSESPEGMPDNQPQLTKPWESAE, from the coding sequence ATGAGCCATTCATCTCAGCAGGCGCTAATGGGCTATCACGAACTGCTGGGCATGCACGTTGTTGAGTGGGAAGAGGGGCGAGTTGTCGTTGAACTGACCATTGAGCCAAAGCATCTTAACCGCAGCGGCAATGTCCACGGCGGTGTATTAGCCTCTATGTTGGATAGCGCCCTAAGCTTGGCGGGTCTGCACTGTCGCGTGCCGGGCAATATTCGCCGCGGCATGACGCTGTCCTTGACCACCACCTTTGTCGGGCCCGCGCAGCAAGGGTTACTGCGCGCCACGGGGACGCTGCGCGGAGGTGGACAGAAAACCTATATGACCAGCGGTGAGATAGTGGATGGAAACGGCAATTTAGTCGCCGTGGGTGAGGGATCATTCCGGCGCCGAAGCGGCAGTGAGTCCCCCGAAGGCATGCCCGATAATCAGCCCCAACTGACCAAACCGTGGGAGTCCGCTGAGTGA
- a CDS encoding ABC transporter permease — MPNEWITNESGKLSLHGEWTLGNFHTLKRALSQQRQLSSHTHVMLNGIERLDTAGAALIVEMIGIEKAKQVPEWAGDLPKEQQALLVRIAEAMEAPLDIQPRKQQRITDALATTGQQVIGLWSQQRQLLAFIGLVLATFFSLLLRPSRWRFTAMIAHIQQSGLNAVPIVALLTFMVGAVVAFLGATVLAEFGATVYTIDLVAFSFLREFGVLLAAILLAGRTASAFTAQLGAMKSNEEIDALQAQGLDPIELLVLPRVMAMLISLPLLAFVGMLCGLLGGAVVATLSLDIPLTQFMNTLQKDVSVTHFLVGLSKAPVFAFVIAVIGCLEGFKVSGSAQSVGEHTTSSVVQSIFMVILLDALAALFFMEMGW; from the coding sequence ATGCCAAACGAGTGGATAACCAACGAGAGCGGGAAGCTATCGCTTCACGGTGAGTGGACGCTTGGCAATTTTCATACCCTAAAGCGCGCGCTTAGCCAACAGCGTCAGCTATCTTCACATACTCACGTCATGCTAAACGGTATTGAACGCCTGGATACCGCAGGTGCGGCGTTGATTGTTGAAATGATCGGCATTGAAAAGGCCAAGCAAGTGCCCGAGTGGGCTGGTGACTTACCGAAAGAGCAACAGGCGTTGCTGGTGCGCATTGCCGAAGCAATGGAAGCGCCTCTGGATATCCAACCCCGTAAACAGCAGCGAATAACTGATGCGCTGGCTACCACCGGTCAGCAAGTGATTGGGCTGTGGTCTCAACAGCGCCAACTGCTAGCCTTTATTGGCTTGGTACTTGCCACTTTTTTCTCCTTACTACTGCGCCCCAGCCGCTGGCGCTTCACCGCCATGATTGCCCATATTCAGCAAAGTGGCTTGAATGCGGTGCCCATTGTCGCTCTTTTAACCTTCATGGTGGGAGCCGTGGTCGCTTTCCTGGGCGCCACGGTGCTCGCGGAGTTTGGCGCCACCGTCTACACCATCGATTTGGTCGCCTTCTCTTTTCTACGCGAATTTGGCGTTCTACTTGCCGCTATTTTGCTCGCTGGCCGCACCGCAAGCGCATTTACTGCGCAGTTGGGCGCTATGAAATCCAATGAAGAAATTGATGCCCTTCAAGCACAAGGCCTTGATCCTATTGAGCTGTTGGTACTTCCCCGGGTCATGGCGATGCTGATCAGCCTACCGCTACTGGCCTTTGTTGGCATGCTCTGCGGGCTGTTAGGTGGCGCCGTAGTGGCAACCCTCTCACTGGATATACCCCTTACTCAATTCATGAACACGTTACAAAAGGATGTCTCGGTAACGCACTTTTTGGTAGGGCTTAGCAAGGCACCTGTATTTGCGTTTGTGATTGCTGTGATCGGCTGCCTGGAAGGCTTTAAGGTTAGCGGCAGCGCGCAATCAGTGGGTGAGCATACTACCTCTAGCGTCGTGCAATCGATTTTTATGGTGATTTTGCTGGATGCCCTGGCTGCGCTGTTCTTTATGGAGATGGGCTGGTGA
- a CDS encoding IclR family transcriptional regulator: MQPVDTTGDDSQLPEKDRNFVTALARGLELLRAFGAGEEYLGNAELSNRTHIPRPTVSRLTYTLTQLGYLQHNTHLEKYRLGPGVLALGYRFLANMGIREIARPHLQKFADATDCNVSLGGADRNDMVYLETCHGHGPLIIRLDAGSRLPIATSAIGRAWLCGLSDERRQQVLQELAEVYGSEWPRYEAGIQQSFKDYAQYGFCLSEQEWQRDISAVAMPLILEDGAEVMAINCGGSSLRLDHDRLINNLGPRLKEVAANIKQELAPRYRVSR, encoded by the coding sequence ATGCAACCCGTTGACACCACTGGTGATGATTCACAACTGCCCGAAAAAGATCGTAACTTCGTAACCGCATTAGCACGCGGGCTAGAGCTGCTGCGTGCTTTTGGCGCGGGTGAAGAGTATTTAGGCAATGCCGAACTCTCGAACCGGACGCATATCCCTCGTCCCACGGTGTCACGGTTAACCTATACCCTTACACAGCTTGGCTATTTGCAGCACAACACTCATTTGGAGAAATATCGGCTCGGCCCAGGTGTATTGGCGCTGGGGTATCGCTTTCTTGCCAATATGGGCATTCGTGAAATTGCCCGACCGCATCTGCAGAAGTTCGCCGATGCCACTGACTGCAATGTGAGCCTGGGGGGTGCCGACCGCAATGATATGGTTTATCTGGAAACCTGTCATGGTCATGGCCCTCTCATTATCCGCTTGGATGCTGGCTCGCGGTTGCCTATTGCCACCTCAGCCATCGGCCGCGCCTGGCTATGTGGTTTGTCTGACGAAAGGCGCCAGCAGGTGCTTCAAGAGCTGGCTGAGGTGTATGGCAGTGAGTGGCCACGCTATGAGGCGGGCATTCAGCAGAGCTTCAAGGATTATGCTCAATACGGCTTTTGCCTTTCTGAGCAAGAGTGGCAGCGCGATATAAGCGCAGTAGCTATGCCGCTTATCCTAGAGGATGGCGCAGAAGTAATGGCTATTAACTGTGGCGGTTCCAGTCTACGCCTAGACCATGATCGCTTAATTAACAATTTAGGGCCTCGCTTAAAAGAAGTAGCCGCCAATATTAAGCAGGAGCTAGCACCGCGATATCGTGTTTCACGTTAA
- a CDS encoding acyl-CoA dehydrogenase: MIRDPELLNQLVDTISRFVRERLIPNEARLAEEDAVPPELLAEMKEMGLFGLSIPEEYGGLGLTMEEEALVAIEIGKTSPAFRSVFGTNNGIGAQGILIDGTDEQKAKYVPRLATGEILSSFCLTEPDSGSDAASLRTTAVRDGDHYILNGTKRYITNGPEADLFTVMARTDPANKGAGGISAFIVEGDTPGLIRGPADSKMGQKGAHTCDIIFDNCRVPAENIIGGKEGQGFKTAMKVLDRGRLHISAVCVGVAERLVEESLRYTMERKQFGAALAEHQLIQAMLADSKTEAYAGKTMVMDAARRKDDGENVSTLASCCKLFCAEMVGRVADRAVQVHGGAGYMSEYAVERFYRDVRLFRIYEGTTQIQQIVIARNMVREAS; the protein is encoded by the coding sequence ATGATCCGCGATCCCGAACTGCTTAATCAGCTTGTTGATACTATTTCTCGCTTTGTCCGTGAGCGCTTAATTCCTAACGAGGCGCGTTTAGCGGAAGAGGATGCAGTGCCTCCGGAGCTTCTAGCGGAAATGAAAGAGATGGGTCTGTTTGGGCTATCGATTCCAGAAGAGTACGGCGGCCTAGGGCTTACCATGGAGGAGGAAGCCCTGGTAGCGATAGAAATTGGTAAAACATCGCCAGCCTTTCGCTCAGTGTTTGGTACCAACAACGGTATTGGCGCCCAAGGGATTTTGATTGATGGCACCGACGAGCAAAAAGCAAAGTATGTGCCGCGCTTGGCCACCGGCGAGATTTTAAGTTCTTTTTGTTTGACCGAGCCGGATTCAGGCTCTGATGCTGCCAGCCTGCGTACTACAGCGGTGCGCGATGGCGATCATTACATTTTGAATGGCACCAAGCGCTATATCACCAATGGCCCTGAAGCTGATTTATTTACCGTAATGGCTCGCACGGATCCTGCTAACAAAGGCGCTGGCGGCATATCAGCCTTTATTGTGGAAGGCGATACGCCTGGATTAATTCGCGGCCCTGCCGATAGCAAAATGGGACAGAAGGGCGCTCATACCTGCGATATTATTTTCGATAACTGCCGGGTGCCCGCCGAAAATATTATTGGCGGAAAAGAGGGACAAGGTTTTAAAACCGCAATGAAGGTGCTTGATCGCGGACGGCTGCATATTTCAGCGGTCTGTGTAGGTGTTGCTGAGCGATTAGTAGAAGAGTCGCTGCGCTATACCATGGAGCGTAAACAGTTTGGCGCAGCCCTTGCTGAGCATCAATTGATTCAAGCGATGCTAGCGGATAGTAAAACCGAAGCCTATGCAGGCAAAACCATGGTGATGGATGCTGCACGCCGCAAAGACGATGGCGAAAATGTGTCTACCTTGGCTTCTTGCTGCAAATTGTTTTGTGCAGAAATGGTGGGGCGAGTGGCCGACCGTGCAGTGCAGGTACATGGCGGTGCAGGCTATATGTCCGAATATGCCGTTGAGCGCTTTTACCGCGATGTACGGCTATTCCGCATTTACGAAGGGACGACACAGATTCAGCAAATCGTCATTGCGCGGAATATGGTGCGGGAGGCGTCTTAA
- a CDS encoding long-chain fatty acid--CoA ligase, translating to MALSVSYQAPDESIFGRLASELVAELPDRLSTRVLENAKLLSEHPAIVDGDVRWSYAELGEEIHAACDWLSTMGIRPGDRIMTVSENCRALVVLLLAASELNVWVAIVNSRLSAQEVDLIQGNCLPRRVFYTCDASPEAGQHAQRHATDRYQHPTLGGLGISPLYDSEPEPVSISGGEQVAAMIYTSGTTGTPKGVMLTHRGILYIASISGGMRHLSEGQRVYGVLPMSHVFGLSSVCMGSLYNGACLYTVPRFDAAQLLAALKQERITVLQGVPAMYARALEYLKREQQPLEAPELIYISAGGSPLDSDTKVRVEAAFGLALHNGYGLTEASPTISQTRIDDRHSNSTVGRVLPLLEYRLEPLSDSGTSEQPGEEVGELWVRGPNIMKGYFRQPEATRATLTEDGWLNTGDIAKLDHDDQLYIVGRSKELIIRSGFNIYPPDVEAVINEHPAVTLTAVVGRQIAGNEEVVAFVQCEPGVEVELTELKAFIAERLAPYKRPTQIVLMDSLPSTASGKILKGRLRDLAQQESGK from the coding sequence ATGGCTTTATCGGTCTCTTACCAAGCGCCGGATGAAAGCATCTTTGGTCGCCTCGCCAGTGAACTGGTAGCAGAGCTTCCCGACCGGCTGAGTACCCGCGTGCTGGAAAATGCCAAATTGCTTAGTGAGCATCCTGCCATTGTGGATGGCGATGTGCGCTGGAGCTACGCTGAGCTTGGTGAGGAAATACACGCCGCTTGCGACTGGTTAAGCACGATGGGTATTCGTCCTGGCGATCGCATTATGACAGTGAGTGAAAACTGTCGTGCCCTGGTTGTCTTACTGCTGGCAGCCAGTGAGCTTAATGTATGGGTCGCGATTGTTAATTCACGACTATCGGCTCAAGAAGTTGACCTGATTCAGGGTAACTGCCTGCCCCGGCGGGTGTTCTATACCTGTGATGCTTCGCCTGAGGCTGGCCAGCACGCTCAGCGTCACGCAACCGACCGCTATCAGCACCCTACATTGGGTGGTCTCGGGATCTCGCCGCTTTATGACAGTGAGCCTGAGCCAGTGAGCATAAGCGGTGGCGAGCAAGTGGCAGCGATGATCTACACCTCGGGCACTACCGGGACACCGAAAGGCGTCATGCTGACCCACCGAGGTATTCTTTACATTGCCTCAATCTCAGGCGGTATGCGCCATTTAAGCGAAGGCCAGCGGGTCTACGGCGTATTGCCAATGTCTCACGTGTTTGGTCTCTCCTCGGTGTGTATGGGGTCGCTGTATAATGGCGCTTGCCTATATACCGTGCCGCGCTTTGATGCCGCTCAACTGCTGGCGGCTCTGAAACAGGAACGAATAACTGTCCTCCAGGGCGTGCCTGCCATGTATGCCCGTGCCTTGGAGTATTTGAAGCGCGAGCAGCAACCACTCGAAGCACCTGAGTTAATTTATATCTCTGCAGGTGGCTCACCGTTAGATAGCGACACCAAAGTGCGCGTGGAGGCGGCCTTTGGGCTAGCACTGCATAACGGCTATGGATTAACCGAGGCTAGCCCCACCATCAGTCAAACGCGCATCGATGATCGCCATAGCAATAGCACCGTGGGCCGCGTGCTTCCTCTACTGGAGTATCGTCTAGAACCCCTCAGTGATAGCGGAACTTCTGAGCAGCCTGGCGAAGAAGTGGGTGAACTGTGGGTTCGCGGTCCCAATATTATGAAGGGCTATTTTCGCCAGCCAGAGGCAACCCGCGCAACATTAACCGAGGATGGCTGGCTGAATACCGGCGATATCGCCAAACTCGACCATGATGACCAGCTCTATATCGTTGGGCGCAGCAAAGAGCTGATTATCCGCTCGGGGTTTAATATTTACCCACCGGACGTAGAAGCGGTGATTAATGAGCACCCGGCGGTAACGCTGACTGCAGTGGTCGGTCGGCAAATCGCCGGGAACGAAGAAGTCGTCGCCTTTGTTCAGTGTGAACCGGGCGTCGAGGTGGAGCTTACAGAGCTTAAGGCGTTTATCGCCGAGCGGCTGGCGCCCTACAAAAGGCCCACGCAAATTGTATTAATGGATTCGCTACCGTCCACAGCCAGCGGAAAAATCCTTAAAGGGCGACTGCGGGATTTAGCTCAGCAGGAGAGCGGCAAATGA